One genomic segment of Brassica napus cultivar Da-Ae chromosome A3, Da-Ae, whole genome shotgun sequence includes these proteins:
- the LOC106443925 gene encoding uncharacterized protein LOC106443925: MTEKGPILSPAPNQLLLQRSSPLLQWRFGALTALVFFLMLFVWSIDGFSIQTFAEPWRLSAYSIRVSFSPSPSPSPSPKPPLIEPQKPTTGPRNLNAKKKKTNLTSNPTRWIAAEWGKNYTANLIKNWLAPGVAPCSEAKTVEISLPGVDGIDTVELTAGEIHEFKFQALDESKNAVCVGGDYFETDLSGESWKSRPPVKDHGNGSYSMSLQVHPDFAGEFNLTVILLFRHYQGLKLSPARLGVDRKLRNVRIRFVKRPDVALPELRRCKRSDFTRDAWSGRWTRLGKNESCQISNDGRYRCLPADFPCGKPWCEGALGALESNGWVYSSHCSFKMFSGDEAWDCLKNKWIFFWGDSNHVDSIRNMLNFVLGHPEIPAVPRRFDMKFSNPKNESETVRITSIFNGHWNDTQNYQGLDSLKDQGFRELLKKYFSEDRVPDAMVVNSGLHDGIHWTSPRAFEKGAETAAAFWKGVFDGVKSRGLQPPEVVFRNTVATGGYARTLPFNPSKMEAFNGVFLEKMRDKGLVTSVVDNFDMTYPWHYDNRCNDGVHYGRAPAKMMWRDGEIGHQYFVDLMLVHVLLNALCV; the protein is encoded by the coding sequence ATGACGGAGAAAGGACCGATTCTATCTCCGGCTCCAAACCAGTTACTTCTCCAACGGTCGAGTCCTCTGCTTCAATGGCGTTTCGGTGCTCTTACAGCACTCGTCTTCTTCCTAATGTTATTCGTCTGGAGCATCGACGGTTTCTCTATACAAACCTTCGCCGAGCCATGGAGGCTCAGTGCGTACTCCATCCGCGTCAGTTTCTCTCCCTCTCCTTCCCCTTCACCGTCACCAAAGCCTCCTCTTATAGAACCCCAAAAGCCCACGACAGGCCCACGAAATCTAAAcgccaagaagaagaagacgaaccTCACTTCAAACCCGACCCGGTGGATCGCCGCCGAGTGGGGGAAGAATTACACGGCGAATCTCATTAAAAACTGGCTGGCTCCGGGAGTTGCACCGTGCAGTGAGGCGAAGACCGTCGAGATTTCACTTCCCGGCGTCGACGGGATTGATACGGTGGAGCTAACCGCCGGGGAGATTCACGAATTCAAATTCCAAGCCTTGGACGAATCGAAAAACGCCGTTTGCGTCGGCGGAGACTACTTCGAGACGGATTTATCCGGCGAGAGTTGGAAATCTCGGCCGCCGGTGAAAGATCACGGCAACGGAAGTTACTCGATGTCGTTGCAAGTTCATCCCGACTTCGCCGGAGAATTCAACCTCACCGTCATTTTACTCTTCCGTCATTACCAAGGCCTTAAGCTCAGCCCCGCGCGTCTAGGCGTTGACCGGAAGCTACGGAATGTACGGATACGCTTCGTCAAGAGGCCTGACGTTGCTTTGCCGGAGCTCCGGAGATGTAAAAGGTCCGACTTTACTAGAGATGCGTGGTCGGGACGATGGACAAGGCTTGGTAAGAACGAGAGTTGCCAGATCAGCAACGACGGGCGTTACCGTTGCCTCCCCGCGGATTTCCCTTGTGGGAAACCGTGGTGCGAGGGAGCTCTTGGAGCTTTAGAGAGCAATGGCTGGGTTTACTCCAGCCATTGCTCTTTCAAGATGTTCTCTGGAGATGAGGCGTGGGACTGCTTGAAGAACAAATGGATCTTCTTCTGGGGGGACTCGAACCACGTTGATTCGATCAGAAACATGCTGAACTTCGTGTTAGGTCATCCGGAGATCCCGGCTGTACCGAGGAGGTTTGACATGAAGTTCTCTAACCCGAAGAATGAATCCGAGACGGTAAGGATCACGAGTATCTTCAACGGCCATTGGAATGACACGCAGAACTATCAAGGCCTTGATTCGCTTAAAGACCAAGGGTTTAGAGAGTTGCTCAAGAAGTACTTCTCGGAAGACCGCGTTCCAGATGCTATGGTCGTGAACTCTGGTCTACACGACGGTATTCACTGGACCAGTCCTAGAGCCTTTGAGAAAGGCGCTGAAACCGCAGCTGCGTTTTGGAAGGGAGTTTTCGACGGGGTCAAAAGCAGAGGGCTGCAGCCGCCTGAGGTGGTTTTCAGGAACACGGTCGCTACGGGCGGTTACGCGAGAACGCTGCCGTTTAACCCGAGCAAAATGGAGGCGTTCAACGGAGTGTTTCTagagaaaatgagggataaagGATTGGTCACAAGCGTGGTGGATAACTTTGATATGACGTATCCTTGGCATTATGATAATAGGTGTAACGACGGGGTTCATTACGGGAGAGCTCCGGCGAAGATGATGTGGAGAGACGGTGAGATAGGACATCAGTACTTTGTGGATTTGATGCTTGTTCACGTGTTGCTGAATGCACTGTGTGTGTGA
- the LOC106439101 gene encoding BTB/POZ and MATH domain-containing protein 2, which produces MDATRVCSEVPGSSKSSLTESTSRTETINGSHEFKISGYSLAKGMGIGKYVASDTFMVGGYSWAIYFYPDGKSPEDNSVYVSLFIALASEGADVRALFELTLVDQSGNERHKVHSHFGRTLESGPYTLKYRGSMWGYKRFFKRTLLESSDYLKDNCLLVRCCVGVVKSHTEGPRSYNIPVPVSDLGHQFGKLLESGKGVDVTFQVDGETFPAHTLVLAARSPVFRAQLFGPLKNQNTKRIEIEDMEAPIFKMFLHFIYWDELPDMEDIMGTDLKWASTLVAQHLLAAADRYALERLRTICESKLCEGISINTVATTLALAEQHHCFQLKAACLKFIALPQNLKAVMETDGFDYLKESCPCLLSELLEYVARLSEHSLTSTGQRKELYADGGDVNGRRVKQRLH; this is translated from the exons ATGGACGCGACTAGGGTTTGCTCGGAGGTTCCCGGATCTTCGAAATCGTCGCTCACGGAGTCGACCTCTCGCACGGAGACCATCAACGGCTCACACGAGTTCAAGATCAGCGGCTACTCTCTCGCCAAAGGGATGGGGATAGGCAAGTACGTGGCGTCCGATACGTTCATGGTCGGTGGGTACTCGTGGGCGATCTACTTCTACCCGGATGGGAAGAGTCCTGAGGATAACTCTGTGTACGTGTCTCTGTTTATAGCTCTGGCGAGCGAAGGAGCTGATGTTAGGGCTTTGTTTGAGCTGACGCTTGTGGATCAGAGTGGTAATGAGAGGCATAAGGTTCATAGCCATTTCGGTAGGACTCTTGAGAGCGGGCCTTATACTCTTAAGTACAGAGGAAGTATGTG GGGATACAAGCGGTTTTTCAAGAGGACGCTTCTGGAGTCATCGGACTATCTCAAGGACAATTGCCTCTTGGTCCGGTGCTGTGTGGGCGTGGTGAAGTCACATACAGAGGGACCGAGGAGTTACAATATCCCGGTTCCGGTTTCTGACTTGGGTCATCAGTTTGGAAAGCTTTTGGAGAGTGGGAAAGGAGTTGATGTTACATTCCAGGTTGATGGAGAAACGTTTCCTGCTCACACGTTGGTTCTTGCGGCTCGTTCTCCAGTTTTCAGGGCACAGCTTTTTGGCCCGTTGAAAAACCAAAATACCAAACGCATAGAGATAGAAGACATGGAAGCTCCCATTTTCAAG ATGTTCCTACATTTTATCTACTGGGACGAGTTGCCTGATATGGAAGACATAATGGGCACAGACTTGAAATGGGCATCGACCCTTGTGGCTCAGCATCTACTCGCAGCTGCAGACCGTTATGCACTTGAGCGGCTTAGAACAATCTGCGAGTCAAAACTCTGTGAAGGAATCAGCATAAACACAGTAGCGACCACCTTGGCTTTGGCAGAGCAGCATCATTGTTTCCAGCTAAAAGCTGCGTGTCTCAAATTCATAGCATTGCCACAAAACCTGAAAG CTGTGATGGAAACGGATGGGTTTGATTATCTCAAGGAAAGCTGCCCGTGCTTACTAAGTGAGCTGCTGGAGTATGTAGCTAGGCTGAGTGAGCATTCTTTAACATCAACGGGGCAGAGGAAGGAGCTATATGCTGATGGTGGTGACGTGAATGGGAGACGAGTGAAGCAGCGGTTACACTGA
- the LOC106439100 gene encoding F-box/kelch-repeat protein At3g06240-like, giving the protein MYKKLIHFLGDALTETTKKNERRRREETTEKASLELPPEIIREILLRLPAKSIGRFRCVSKLFRSLSSDPKFANNHLDLTIRNDAVHRKLIVSSHNLYALDLDSIGCQRFRDLLAQELNYPLKEDPIKFDEMIKCHVGENMLKPYRRNWVEIIGSSHGLVCISPCEGALFLYNPTTGESKRLLISAGGEEFQTIGFGFDDLTDDYKVVKLVADGDNVLKSSVYSLKSDSWRWIRDLSYEHKDCFSSGVTLRGAVHWVFANDSQRVVLAFDFKTEEFREMLLPGEEAEDCGHSYRNFVVGVINGRLCLVNSCYEVHDDVWVMDEYGVASSWRRIRISLLYRSMKPLCSSENGEEVLLELDGDMVLYNFESHGSRYLGIRGVKLSDGFEADAYVESLISPNSYGVL; this is encoded by the coding sequence ATGTACAAGAAACTCATCCATTTCCTCGGCGACGCTCTAACggagacgacgaagaagaatgAACGGCGGAGGAGAGAAGAGACCACGGAGAAAGCCTCTCTCGAGCTTCCTCCAGAGATCATCCGAGAGATCCTCCTCCGATTACCAGCCAAATCAATCGGGAGATTCAGGTGCGTCTCAAAGCTCTTCCGCTCCCTCTCATCGGATCCAAAATTCGCTAATAACCACCTAGATCTAACCATCCGAAACGACGCCGTTCACCGCAAACTCATCGTCTCATCGCATAACCTCTACGCGTTAGACTTGGATTCAATCGGATGCCAAAGATTTAGAGATTTGTTAGCTCAGGAGCTTAACTACCCTCTCAAAGAAGATCCGATTAAATTCGATGAGATGATTAAATGCCACGTGGGAGAGAATATGCTTAAACCGTATAGAAGAAACTGGGTTGAGATCATCGGATCTTCGCACGGTTTAGTGTGTATATCTCCGTGCGAAGGAGCTCTGTTCTTGTATAATCCAACCACTGGAGAATCAAAGAGATTATTAATCTCCGCCGGAGGAGAAGAGTTTCAAACTATTGGATTCGGATTCGATGATTTAACGGATGATTACAAAGTAGTGAAGCTTGTTGCTGATGGTGACAATGTACTTAAATCCAGCGTCTATTCGTTGAAGTCAGACTCTTGGAGATGGATCCGTGATTTGAGTTATGAGCATAAGGATTGCTTCAGCTCCGGTGTGACTCTCCGCGGCGCGGTCCACTGGGTGTTCGCTAACGATAGCCAGAGAGTGGTGTTAGCGTTTGATTTTAAAACGGAGGAGTTTCGAGAGATGTTGTTGCCTGGTGAAGAGGCTGAGGATTGTGGTCATAGTTATAGAAACTTTGTTGTTGGGGTTATCAACGGGCGTCTTTGTTTGGTTAATAGCTGCTACGAGGTGCATGATGATGTTTGGGTGATGGATGAGTACGGTGTAGCGAGTTCGTGGAGGAGAATCAGGATCAGTTTGTTGTATAGGTCGATGAAGCCGTTGTGTTCGAGTGAGAACGGTGAGGAGGTTCTTTTGGAGCTTGATGGAGACATGGTGTTGTACAATTTCGAGAGTCATGGGTCGAGGTATTTGGGGATTCGTGGTGTAAAGCTCAGTGATGGGTTCGAGGCTGATGCTTACGTAGAGAGTCTCATATCGCCTAACTCGTATGGTGTTTTGTGA